One region of Chitinophaga varians genomic DNA includes:
- a CDS encoding FecR family protein has protein sequence MDHPQQHQDSAKALLKKYLQGNASPKEKEQVEYWYSTLHSPAQSPLSPEERAILQQSILHHITRQTAPVTPLYRRKWLRYAATAALVAGLGGWLYARYQPARPVMVQTGVGTTRQVVLPDSSLVTLNAGSTLQLSAHFGQHNRTVILDGEAFFVVHPNAARPFRVQHGQLTTTVLGTSFNIRSRPGEENTKVAVASGKVQVATARDNYILEGSETLQYNNGNGLAVKGHEDTTLIGQWQHAMLDFNGYTLKAMVAELQRQYPVRIQLHATPADTAHYNIRFRREDIHNILDVLTGLTGITYKHENEQIIIYSKTYAH, from the coding sequence ATGGACCATCCGCAACAACATCAGGACAGCGCAAAAGCGCTACTGAAAAAATACCTGCAGGGCAATGCTTCTCCCAAAGAGAAGGAGCAGGTGGAGTACTGGTACAGTACACTCCATAGCCCTGCCCAGTCGCCTTTATCTCCCGAAGAGCGGGCGATACTGCAACAATCAATATTGCACCACATCACCCGTCAAACGGCGCCTGTGACGCCGCTCTATCGCCGCAAATGGCTCCGGTATGCCGCCACTGCAGCACTGGTGGCAGGTTTAGGCGGATGGCTGTATGCCCGCTACCAGCCGGCACGTCCTGTAATGGTGCAAACAGGCGTTGGCACTACCAGGCAGGTCGTACTGCCGGACAGCAGCCTCGTTACGCTCAACGCAGGCAGTACGCTACAGCTCAGCGCACATTTCGGCCAACATAACAGAACGGTCATCCTGGACGGCGAAGCTTTCTTTGTGGTACATCCCAACGCCGCACGTCCTTTCAGGGTGCAACACGGACAACTGACCACCACCGTGCTGGGCACGTCTTTTAATATCCGCTCCCGGCCCGGCGAAGAAAACACCAAAGTGGCCGTTGCCAGCGGTAAAGTACAGGTGGCTACAGCCCGCGACAATTATATCCTGGAGGGTAGTGAAACGCTGCAATACAACAACGGGAACGGCCTCGCGGTAAAAGGCCATGAAGATACCACGCTGATAGGCCAATGGCAACATGCGATGCTGGACTTCAACGGGTACACGCTAAAGGCCATGGTGGCAGAACTGCAACGACAATACCCCGTCCGTATACAACTACATGCAACACCTGCGGACACCGCTCATTACAACATCCGCTTCCGGCGGGAAGACATTCATAACATCCTCGATGTATTGACAGGTCTTACCGGTATTACCTATAAACATGAAAATGAACAAATCATTATTTACAGTAAAACTTATGCGCACTAA
- a CDS encoding RNA polymerase sigma factor: protein MEKLTDHRLLLLIQQGNHIAFTTFVNRYWEEIYTYTKSRIRQGADAQDIVQDIFVSCWNNRAHLYAGENGRLTAYLYQAARYAVIDYFSRPGVTIYNDMLLEAAADSQMENNSEARLYLKELEHHLRQEVEQLPERLKTPYLLSREGNLSMKDIAQKMSLSEQTVKNNITLALRILRTRLHENEHYLSTILLLAAIPSYNNLIIP from the coding sequence ATGGAAAAGCTAACGGACCATCGGTTGTTATTACTGATTCAGCAGGGGAATCACATAGCTTTCACCACTTTTGTGAATCGCTACTGGGAGGAGATTTATACCTATACGAAATCGCGTATCAGACAAGGAGCGGATGCCCAGGATATTGTACAGGATATTTTTGTCAGCTGCTGGAACAACCGCGCACACCTGTACGCAGGCGAAAACGGGCGACTTACCGCCTATCTTTACCAGGCTGCCCGCTATGCTGTCATTGATTACTTTTCCAGGCCAGGGGTTACTATTTACAACGATATGTTACTGGAAGCTGCGGCTGACAGTCAAATGGAAAACAATTCCGAAGCCCGGCTGTACCTGAAAGAGCTGGAGCATCATCTCCGGCAGGAAGTGGAACAGCTGCCGGAGCGCCTCAAAACGCCCTACCTGCTTAGCCGGGAAGGCAACCTCAGTATGAAAGACATCGCACAGAAAATGTCGCTTTCTGAACAAACCGTCAAGAATAATATTACACTGGCACTGCGTATTCTACGCACGCGCCTGCACGAAAATGAACATTACCTCAGCACTATACTTTTACTGGCAGCTATTCCCTCTTATAACAACTTAATAATTCCGTAA
- a CDS encoding WGR domain-containing protein, with amino-acid sequence MKKKFIYQDEKSHKFWDIDINGPELTVTFGKAGTQGQTQVKTFATEAECLKAADKLISEKTKKGYQPVEEKGPVPAEEHTSGPVAEKTQQSGLTMPDFLYDDILAMANHVETAWPENVQALHPASEENIRAMEIASGLLFPPAFTNFWRRKGYFLFEKDEFLCAIYAYNDTAENATTLYNMLETFLRFYGHQSDWLVQEQVLLSHCWMLGMIMDDEKKWFFFVDPLGEVNRVYIEPSFTEVDDDILAAAFAPLVEQKAFFQLPENKAAVETEEKDEEDEEEKDEDAETRAFLAQHRLEQLSYKEVLDRLGTTMLFDYWDNDDYDPADINWVTENYETEHEYFEDSSSIYFCDGDLVIDGDLRLPNGYLGLIVVKGNMTIRGQVPSSTAYYVTGNSTIDFLNLDSFQKTGGAENVRYMAAALGQDDEVVHTMPHRKINAPYFFSWFYNLHCFDFAPQTLVTAMYNEDDLSAYNTHNALLTWHEYAYAFRPEFYGSISESWHDNMGFYYQRMYEALRDKQPVLQEGVTLKGIQLVRQGISLKGQDDFAAAYQCFKEAIAVSPGYYWAYYQAGNVLYNQKAYTQAMERYAKGIPYTPEKVAYEFTCMQEAAFCAVITGAYDKALQWAEMAVQKFPSAHFCLRIIAEALIHQQQLDKAKDYLERSIAIKSIFTNNWLLGLIYHLQGDQQQADTYYRAAYDNNQKARPYTEHTDLSYIYGKPVTVNWDTHKPTAAVKDQAYWDQFFADTLQQYGPDLYKKTGQFPSYWLSGKIATIPKEYRSGSMLLALMQHQHLGEYDVDGGILQQFNTELITPEIVLLAVSREEACHYQYIPPALLTDDIFKAHPHGIDLSYVPEEKRTYDLCFLAVSNNQYNYASVPAVFQDERMNIALIAGGVLGNSSGKVLPSKYYTSAYIQQAIDLGIHVIERIPAQYVDKAVYDYATAKYGQQPEWPFIVEQFDRQRWRYGSRHDVQTVGRLIMKHGMDIFLHIRQEAINQQSYQYIKKHLGDHPDFKEKVKQYGWESRTNIVFEKPEEFDYDTFGKVWACFWDEDFIIGALTAHETNSSERIYGVPPQYLTQKICDIAVKRNSYDFQFVPKQFVTQEMCETACSQDYGSALEYVPLAMRTEKVCSLALGRDAETIRFMPLAQRTEQRCLQVVLNNSSYLKFVPYEHYAAVFSTLLQKHKARLYEDMILVNLGLGLIYQQHYADARTRLLAVEKSAEVRDHYIHQALYYTGWSYHLEGDSKQAAEYWRQAQDTAKTRKIEKEYWLTFPYDSFQLPPVGDVYDFSRDDFGHHMREASLLIESNNYLLALDLLSQAEKQLQDAQCTEMWLWSQVWDHQRYALYEAGQREASLDICRKIIAELGKLSLWDYLEEYTPVRSALRNAHNSLAYRCYETAQDLQQVKEGLQHIKTTMKTISPIEDKSTLNPFYETQVLLWHKAMQFDPAYQKDFQKGMEKIDKMKLQEKGFLSEDFMEKIK; translated from the coding sequence ATGAAAAAGAAATTTATTTACCAGGACGAAAAATCCCACAAGTTCTGGGACATTGACATCAATGGGCCCGAGCTCACCGTTACCTTTGGGAAAGCCGGCACACAAGGCCAGACACAGGTCAAAACTTTCGCTACAGAAGCCGAATGCCTGAAAGCCGCTGATAAACTCATCTCAGAAAAAACGAAAAAAGGGTATCAGCCGGTGGAAGAAAAAGGACCGGTACCGGCAGAAGAACATACCTCCGGCCCTGTAGCAGAAAAAACGCAACAAAGCGGCTTAACCATGCCGGACTTCCTCTATGATGATATCCTGGCAATGGCCAACCATGTGGAAACAGCATGGCCGGAAAATGTGCAGGCGCTGCATCCCGCGTCCGAAGAAAATATCCGGGCCATGGAAATCGCTTCCGGTCTCCTTTTTCCGCCGGCATTTACAAATTTCTGGCGAAGAAAAGGATATTTTCTCTTTGAAAAAGATGAGTTCCTTTGTGCCATATACGCTTATAACGATACCGCTGAAAATGCCACCACGCTATACAACATGCTGGAGACTTTCCTGAGATTTTACGGCCATCAGAGCGATTGGCTCGTACAGGAACAAGTACTCCTGTCCCACTGCTGGATGCTGGGCATGATCATGGACGACGAAAAAAAATGGTTCTTCTTCGTTGATCCGCTGGGAGAGGTAAACCGTGTATATATCGAACCCTCTTTCACAGAAGTGGACGATGACATACTCGCCGCAGCCTTTGCACCGCTGGTGGAGCAGAAAGCCTTCTTTCAGCTGCCTGAGAATAAAGCGGCCGTTGAAACGGAAGAAAAGGACGAAGAGGACGAAGAGGAAAAAGATGAAGACGCGGAAACCCGTGCATTCCTTGCCCAACACCGGCTGGAACAGCTCTCCTATAAGGAGGTACTGGACAGGCTGGGTACCACGATGCTGTTTGACTATTGGGACAATGACGACTACGACCCGGCCGATATCAACTGGGTCACCGAGAATTACGAAACGGAACACGAATACTTCGAGGACAGTTCTTCCATCTATTTCTGTGATGGCGACCTGGTCATAGACGGCGACCTGAGATTACCCAACGGATACCTTGGCCTGATTGTGGTAAAAGGCAATATGACCATCCGTGGACAGGTGCCATCATCCACCGCTTACTATGTGACAGGCAACAGCACCATCGACTTCCTTAACCTGGACTCGTTCCAGAAAACGGGCGGTGCTGAAAACGTACGCTACATGGCCGCCGCCCTCGGCCAGGATGATGAGGTGGTCCACACCATGCCACACCGGAAAATAAACGCCCCTTATTTCTTCTCCTGGTTTTATAACCTCCATTGTTTCGACTTTGCGCCGCAAACGCTGGTTACGGCGATGTACAATGAAGACGACCTTTCCGCTTATAATACCCATAATGCGCTGCTGACCTGGCATGAATACGCCTATGCCTTCCGGCCGGAGTTCTACGGCTCTATCAGTGAAAGCTGGCACGATAACATGGGGTTCTATTATCAACGGATGTATGAAGCCCTGCGGGACAAACAACCTGTATTACAGGAGGGCGTTACGCTCAAAGGCATTCAGCTGGTCCGTCAGGGAATCAGCCTGAAAGGTCAGGATGATTTCGCCGCCGCCTATCAATGTTTCAAAGAAGCCATTGCCGTATCTCCTGGCTACTATTGGGCCTACTACCAGGCCGGCAACGTGCTCTATAACCAGAAAGCATATACGCAGGCGATGGAACGCTACGCCAAAGGTATTCCGTACACCCCGGAAAAAGTGGCCTACGAATTTACCTGCATGCAGGAAGCTGCCTTCTGCGCGGTGATAACCGGAGCCTACGACAAAGCCCTGCAATGGGCGGAAATGGCTGTACAAAAATTCCCTTCCGCACACTTCTGTTTAAGGATCATAGCGGAAGCCCTTATACATCAGCAACAGCTGGACAAAGCAAAAGATTATCTTGAAAGGTCCATCGCCATCAAAAGTATTTTTACCAACAACTGGTTACTGGGTTTAATATATCACCTTCAGGGAGATCAACAACAGGCTGACACGTATTACCGGGCTGCCTATGACAATAACCAGAAGGCCCGTCCTTACACAGAACACACGGACCTTTCCTACATCTATGGGAAACCGGTTACTGTCAACTGGGACACACATAAACCCACGGCAGCCGTAAAAGACCAGGCCTACTGGGACCAGTTTTTTGCAGATACGCTACAACAATATGGCCCTGACCTGTACAAAAAAACCGGGCAGTTCCCCTCCTATTGGCTTTCCGGTAAAATTGCCACCATACCAAAGGAATACCGCAGTGGCAGCATGCTGCTGGCCCTGATGCAACACCAGCATCTGGGTGAATATGATGTAGATGGCGGCATCCTCCAGCAGTTCAATACAGAACTTATCACGCCGGAAATAGTACTGCTGGCCGTTAGCCGGGAAGAGGCCTGCCATTACCAGTACATTCCCCCGGCACTGCTCACAGACGACATATTTAAAGCGCATCCACATGGGATTGATCTTTCCTATGTGCCTGAAGAGAAAAGGACCTATGACCTTTGTTTCCTCGCCGTCAGCAACAATCAATACAATTATGCATCGGTACCGGCCGTCTTCCAGGATGAACGCATGAACATTGCGCTGATAGCCGGCGGCGTGCTGGGCAACTCATCCGGCAAAGTACTTCCATCGAAATATTATACCAGCGCGTATATTCAACAGGCAATTGACCTGGGCATTCATGTAATAGAGCGGATACCGGCGCAATATGTAGATAAAGCCGTATACGACTATGCCACTGCCAAATACGGACAACAGCCGGAATGGCCTTTTATCGTGGAGCAGTTTGATCGGCAGCGCTGGCGCTATGGTTCCCGTCACGATGTTCAAACGGTAGGCCGGCTGATCATGAAACATGGCATGGACATCTTCCTGCACATCCGTCAGGAAGCGATCAACCAGCAAAGTTACCAGTACATTAAAAAACATCTCGGCGACCACCCTGACTTCAAGGAAAAAGTAAAACAGTATGGATGGGAATCACGGACCAACATTGTTTTTGAGAAGCCGGAAGAATTCGATTATGATACTTTCGGTAAGGTATGGGCCTGTTTCTGGGACGAAGACTTCATCATCGGCGCCCTCACGGCCCACGAGACAAATTCCAGCGAAAGGATCTACGGCGTGCCGCCGCAATATCTCACACAGAAAATCTGCGACATCGCGGTTAAACGCAACTCCTACGATTTTCAGTTCGTGCCCAAACAGTTTGTGACGCAGGAAATGTGTGAAACAGCCTGCTCCCAGGACTACGGATCGGCGCTCGAATATGTGCCGCTGGCCATGCGTACGGAAAAAGTATGCAGCCTGGCACTGGGACGTGATGCGGAAACGATCCGCTTTATGCCACTGGCACAACGTACGGAGCAGCGCTGCCTACAGGTGGTCCTGAACAACAGCTCCTATCTTAAGTTTGTCCCTTATGAGCATTATGCAGCTGTGTTCAGCACCCTGCTGCAGAAACATAAAGCGCGCCTTTATGAAGATATGATACTGGTCAACCTGGGCCTGGGCCTGATTTACCAACAACATTATGCCGATGCCCGCACACGACTGCTGGCAGTGGAGAAATCAGCGGAAGTACGCGACCATTATATCCACCAGGCATTATATTATACCGGATGGAGCTATCACCTGGAAGGCGACAGTAAACAGGCCGCCGAATATTGGCGCCAGGCACAGGACACCGCCAAAACCCGGAAGATCGAAAAAGAATACTGGCTGACATTCCCCTATGACAGTTTCCAGCTGCCACCTGTTGGTGACGTATATGATTTCAGTCGCGATGACTTCGGCCACCATATGCGCGAAGCCAGCCTGTTGATTGAAAGCAATAACTATCTGCTGGCGCTGGACCTGCTGTCACAGGCCGAAAAGCAGCTACAGGACGCACAATGCACCGAAATGTGGCTATGGTCGCAGGTGTGGGACCATCAGCGTTACGCGCTTTATGAAGCCGGCCAACGGGAAGCGTCGCTGGACATATGCCGCAAAATCATCGCTGAACTGGGTAAACTGTCGCTCTGGGATTACCTGGAAGAATATACGCCTGTTCGCTCCGCCTTACGCAATGCGCACAACAGCCTGGCATACCGTTGCTATGAAACCGCGCAAGACCTGCAACAGGTGAAGGAAGGCCTTCAGCATATTAAAACCACCATGAAGACAATCTCTCCGATTGAAGACAAAAGCACGTTGAACCCCTTCTATGAAACGCAGGTATTGCTTTGGCACAAAGCCATGCAGTTTGATCCGGCCTACCAGAAAGATTTTCAGAAAGGCATGGAAAAAATTGATAAAATGAAGCTGCAGGAAAAAGGATTTCTCAGTGAAGACTTCATGGAGAAAATAAAATAG